The segment ATGTTTGTCTTCGCCTTTAACGGAAATCTTGGCAAACATTGGAAAAGTTACACCGTAATTGAGCGAGCAAAACTCTTTGATCTCTTCATTGGTGCCCGGCTCTTGTCCCATAAAGTTATTCGCCGGGAAACCCAAAATCACAAAGCCCTGATCTTTGTATTTGTTATAAATTTTCTGCAAGCCTTCGTATTGCGGGGTGTATCCGCATTTGCTGGCAACGTTGACAATCATCACGACTTTGCCTTTGTAAGCGTCGAGCTTGATGTCTTTGTTATCAATGCTCTTCATGGTGAAATCATAAATGGACGAGTAAGCGGGCGGATTTTCGGATTTAAGCGAAATGGTTTTGCCGATAGCCAGACAAGTCATCAAAAACATTGTCGCACCGACAAGGATTAAACTCTTTTTCATAACACTCTCCTGATCGTATGGGTTTTGATTTTCCAGACCGGTTATTATGACCGCAATCTTTTGCGAGTCCAAATGGGTTAATCGCATTTTCAATAA is part of the Acidobacteriota bacterium genome and harbors:
- a CDS encoding glutathione peroxidase — translated: MKKSLILVGATMFLMTCLAIGKTISLKSENPPAYSSIYDFTMKSIDNKDIKLDAYKGKVVMIVNVASKCGYTPQYEGLQKIYNKYKDQGFVILGFPANNFMGQEPGTNEEIKEFCSLNYGVTFPMFAKISVKGEDKHVLYKYLTEPTTNPQYAGEITWNFNKFLIGKDGKIINRFSTKDKPEDEKVTQAIEQALK